The sequence CGACATGTCCACATTGATATTGCTGACAGGCTTTGGCAGGTCGGGATATTGAAACATCCCATCGGTCACTTTCAAGCCGATCTTAAAAGCGGGAAATTGGCTCTCGCTGTAGGTACCTTTAAAGTAACCGCCAAAATCCATGGTTCCAGAAGTATTTATCCCATCAAATGACTCCGTATACACTCCTGGCACCAAGGAAAGGACACTTTTGAAGGTGTTATCCTTTCCTTCGAAGGTCAAATCAAAATCAATGTCCTCTGAAGGCATGGCAAGAAATCCATCAATACCGAACATAAAATCGTTCAGCCCAAATTGTCCCTCACCAAAAGTAAATTTCATTTGATTCATGTCCACTTGGATCTCCGTATCCGCTGTAAAGACTTTATTGGACAGGTAGTTTACCTCCTCAAAATCCATTCGCATGATATTGGTTTGGATCTTTCCGTCCAGTCCATACACTTCCGCTGTAAAATCCCCATATCCTTCCATATCGAAATCCCGCAGGGCCAAAAAATATTTTAACTGCCGGTCGTCATACACGAAATTCACGTCCTCTATTTCCATAAGGTCAATGCCCAATTTGAAATTTGACGGCTCTTCAGGGGCAGTGGGCTCCCCAGTATCTTTGGCAATATCGTAATTGGCCGTTCCATCTTCCAGCACCTTTACGTAAATGCTCCCGCCCTTGAGATGCAGCCCCGTCAACTCTGGATAATCGCCAAATATCACCGACATCAGGTTAAAGTCGATTTGAAAGTTATTGATGTGCGCCAAGGTATCCCCTTCAAAGGGCGCATTTCCATGTACCCCAAATTCGTTTACCGTCGCCGATATATTGGGAAAGCGTTTCAGCACACTCAGGCTTATCTGATCCACATCATAATACACCTGTGCATCCACTGCATTGGCAATTTCCTTATCGATCCGTGCCACGATCTTGTCTTTGAAAATAAAGGGGGTGGCAATCAGTGCCACAAGTAAAAAAGCAAAAACGGACAATATAATAATCAGGGTCTTTTTCATAGCCATGTCAAAATTAGTGATACATCTTTCCTGCCTTGAATTAAAAATAGGATAACCAGCAAGACTTATACAAAGGTATCAAATTTGATGCCCCAATAAAAAAGGGAACAATCGAATGTTCCCAAAACTTGAAAATTTATAGTTTTTTTATCCTTTTTACGGGATTATACAGACATCAATTTAAAATGGTAATCTACGTTTTCCTTTTTGAAATGGGTGATCTGCTTTCTCAGGTGATAAAATGCCTCTAGCAATGGCGCATTGTCCAAACCTCCGGCATCAATCGCTTTGAAACCTATCAATTCGATCAATTTCTTTACGCGGTATTTGTCAAAATCGTTGTCCCCACAGAAATAGGTTTCTTTAACCAATTCCAAGGGATCACATTTGGGATAATCCAGTCCCAGGTTGTTAAACCCTTTTAATACTTTCTTATAATCCGCCTTTTCTTGGATATACCGAGTGTTACAGCCAAAATTCGGATTATATTTTCCATTGGTGCAGTCCAATACTAACTTATCCTTGGTTTCTAGCCTCGAAAGACATTTACATACCAATGGCAAAAATTCATTCTCACAGCAAACCATAATGACATCGGCTTGGTCCATTGCTTCACAATAACCAAATACCTTATCCTTTTGCATTTGAAGAATCTTCCATTCTATTTGCCTGGCTTCAAACTCCTCCCTTACTCCAAATACAACTTTTAAACCTCGGGAAATATATTTGTTCCCTAAAGTCACTGACAATTTTGTTCCTCCAATAATTCCTAACGTCATGCTTACGCGGTCTTTAAACTATTCTGTATTGTTTTAACGAAAAAGGTGTGGATTTCTTTCCTTGGTGAGGGGAAAGAAGTGGGTGATTATGACAACTGGTATTATCCACTTGTGCAATCCTTTGAAAACTATAAAAAATATTCCTTTATAGCAAGCTTTCCCTCACCTAATTACCTGAAAACAAGCGCAATACATTTTACATAAGGCAAAAAGCCAAAAACCTACTTTAAAAACTGTATATATTACACTTTTTACCAGTGATTTTTCACTTTCCCCAACAATTCTTTATGAATTTTTTCGTTGCTGCCTACCAATTCACGTCCAAAGACATAATCATCTCCTCCGCTAAAATCCGTTACTTTACCCCCTGCTTCCTGCAAGATGATCACACCTCCCGCTACATCATAGGAATTCAGGTTGTACTCGAAATATCCATCCATTCTTCCAGCGGCCACATAGCAAAGGTCCACTGCCGCACTCCCAATCCGTCTTACCCCGTGGGAATGTTGAATGATGTCTTTCAGCAAGCCTAAGTATTTATCCACTTCTTCAAAGGCACTGTATGGGAAACCAGTAGCAACTAGCCCTGCGGACAGGGAAGGAGTGGGGCTTACCCCTATCGGCGTATCGTTACAAAAGGCACCTCCACCTTTGGTGGCGTAAAAACACTCGTTATTATTGACCTCATACACCACTCCGAGGATGATTTCTCCATCTTTCATCAGGGCAATGCTCACTGAAAACACGGGCACACCATGCACAAAATTTGTCGTACCATCCAAGGGATCTACGATCCAATTATAAACCTCCCCTTCCTTATTGATCGTGCCCTCTTCGGTAATAAACCCTGCTTCTGGCAAAATCTCCTGAAGACCGCTCACTACGATCTTTTCTGCCTCCTTGTCAACATAAGACACCAAATCGTTAAATCCTTTGTGCTCTACCTTATTCAGGTCAA comes from Echinicola vietnamensis DSM 17526 and encodes:
- a CDS encoding NADPH-dependent F420 reductase, coding for MTLGIIGGTKLSVTLGNKYISRGLKVVFGVREEFEARQIEWKILQMQKDKVFGYCEAMDQADVIMVCCENEFLPLVCKCLSRLETKDKLVLDCTNGKYNPNFGCNTRYIQEKADYKKVLKGFNNLGLDYPKCDPLELVKETYFCGDNDFDKYRVKKLIELIGFKAIDAGGLDNAPLLEAFYHLRKQITHFKKENVDYHFKLMSV
- a CDS encoding inositol monophosphatase family protein, translating into MEINELLDKTIAIAREAGAFIRRERQSFDLNKVEHKGFNDLVSYVDKEAEKIVVSGLQEILPEAGFITEEGTINKEGEVYNWIVDPLDGTTNFVHGVPVFSVSIALMKDGEIILGVVYEVNNNECFYATKGGGAFCNDTPIGVSPTPSLSAGLVATGFPYSAFEEVDKYLGLLKDIIQHSHGVRRIGSAAVDLCYVAAGRMDGYFEYNLNSYDVAGGVIILQEAGGKVTDFSGGDDYVFGRELVGSNEKIHKELLGKVKNHW